Proteins encoded together in one Lepisosteus oculatus isolate fLepOcu1 chromosome 2, fLepOcu1.hap2, whole genome shotgun sequence window:
- the LOC102686719 gene encoding B-cell linker protein isoform X2, translating into MTDEFDEEDGDTYEAPPCERPAMKVPQRNMEENVYLERAAAPSPSRQGPPSRPSKTAPGKSKKPELQDKSEDTYIDPNAKTPPQVNRKEKPGKKVPPRPVSVPQADEDVYLDPNEGQDDNDDLYLEPDAGDVSQERQRVCPSIPSKIPLIPPSPGPRGLTIPMMKPPVPRDKSTKDFSSDGTKGRRTSFPGKVPPPMPAAKPALPTSLKEHKPSPSSLRVPRDGPGVKQMGLKLSLQSGPEDARLQDKDWFAGNCDRKAAEAVLHGVGKDGTFLVRLSSAQGARQPYTLVVLYMQKVYNIPIRYLEESRSYALGKEGKRTEEVFGSLSDIITHHASNPILLIDSKSQAKHTTYLSHPARP; encoded by the exons AGAGGGCAGCAGCACCCAGCCCCTCCAGACAGGGCCCGCCCTCTAGACCTTCCAAGACAGCGCCAGGGAAAAGCAAG AAGCCCGAGCTGCAGGACAAGTCCGAGGACACCTACATCGACCCCAATGCCAAAACGC CCCCCCAGGTGAACCGTAAGGAGAAGCCGGGAAAGAAGGTGCCCCCAAGACCTGTCTCTGTCCCACAGGCTGATGAAG ATGTATATCTGGACCCCAACGAAGGCCAG GATGACAATGACGACCTATATCTGGAGCCTGATGCAG gagacGTATCacaggagaggcagagag TGTGTCCCTCCATCCCCAGCAAGATCCCACTGATCCCTCCCTCACCAGGACCACGCGGTCTCACCATACCCAT GATGAAGCCCCCAGTTCCCAGGGATAAGTCT ACGAAGGACTTCTCCTCTGATG GGACAAAGGGCAGGCGAACCTCTTTTCCAGGTAAGGTGCCACCACCAATGCCAGCAGCCAAGCCTGCCCTGCCCACTTCACTCAAGGAGCACAAGCCCAG CCCCTCTTCGCTCAGAGTGCCCAGGGACGGTCCGGGAG TCAAGCAAATGGGGCTGAAGCTTTCCCTCCAGTCTGGGCCAGAG GATGCCAGGCTGCAGGACAAGGACTGGTTTGCAGGAAACTGTGATCGCAAGGCAGCGGAGGCCGTCCTGCACGGAGTTGGCAAG GATGGGACGTTCCTGGTGCGCCTCAGCTCGGCTCAGGGGGCGCGGCAGCCATACACACTTGTGGTCCTGTACATGCAAAAGGTCTACAACATCCCCATCCGGTACCTGGAGGAGAGCCGCAGCTACGCACTGGGCAAGGAGGGCAAGAGGACTGAGGAG GTCTTCGGCAGTCTCTCGGACATCATCACTCACCATGCAAGCAACCCCATCCTGCTGATCGACAGCAAGAGCCAGGCCAAACACACCACCTACCTCAGCCACCCTGCCCGCCCCTGA